The DNA segment TTCTTTATTATAATAACCTTATTGGAAATATTAATGACGTCTAGCTCGTGAGAAGTTATTAAGAATTCCTTCGTTTTGCTAACTTCCTTCATTATATTCATTATCCTAGTTTTGTTTGCAAGATCAAGGTTAGATAATGGTTCGTCCATTATTACTAGGTCTCCCTCGGTTAAAGCTTTGCAGATTAAAACTAGTCTCTTTTCCCCACTACTTAAAGAATAAAATTCTCTATCTAGGAAATCTTCAACACCTAAAATCTTAGCATTTTCGATGTAATCATCAATTTTTCTTCTCTTTTCCCCAGAAAGCAACACGTCTTTAACTCTCATCTGTGCAGGGAAGAACTCAGACGGCACGTAAGATATTCTCTTATTAATTTGAATTTCACCCTCAGTAGGTTTTATCATTCCTATTAAAGTTCTCAATAAAGTAGTCTTTCCAGAGCCGTTAGGGCCAAGTATAACGTTTATTCCACCCTCAGTTGAAAAAGATATTCCGTGTAGGATCTCCTTATCTTCTAGCTTTACTTTAATACCCTTCACTAACACGACCCTTCACCAAGATGTAAATAATGATGGGAGATGCCAAAACTGAGGTTATTGCAGTTACTGGGATTACGAATCCTAAGGCACCACTGGCTATTATATTACTTAACATCATAATTGATGAACCTAAAATTGCAGAAAAAGGAATTAGAGTTGATGAATTTCCACCAATAGTTCTTCTAACTATGTGAGGTACAATGATTCCTATGAAACCTATTATTCCAACTTGAGACACTATTAAACCTACTATTATACTTAGGAATATTATCCACAACATTCTATATCTACTAGGATTTACTTTCTTTGCAAAGGAAAGCTCATCACTTATGTGTACTAAATCTAATTTTCTGCTTTCAATTATTGACAAGATAATTAATAAGAAAACCAGAGCGCCTAAAACCTCATCGAACTCGTAGCCAACAATTTGTATTTCTCCTAATAGCCAGAATAGTGGAGGAGGAACTTGCGGATATTTGTATTCTATTGCCTCCAATAACATTGTAAGCATTGATGAGAACAAATAAGAAACTACTACTCCTCCAATTATTATTCCATATACTCCGGTTTTCTTTCCTATGGCTAAAGTAATCAAGGTGGCCAAAAGAGAGAAAAAGAAAGCAATCAAAGGAGAAATATAAACCAACCAACTAAAGGGAAGATTAAAAGCTAAGAGAAAGTAAGCTAAGACTGCACCAAACGCTCCGCCAGAGGCTGTCCCGCTTACGTATGGGTCCATTAATGGGTTCCTAAGCAGGAGTTGCATTATTGCTCCAGCAATGGACAAGGAAGCCCCTATTAGGGCTGATGCAATAACAGTAGGCAACCTTATTTTAAAGAGAATAGTGTAATAAAATCCGTGAGGAGAAATAATCTCTTTGAACGGAATATAAATTTGCCCGTAAATTAATGATAGAATGAACGATATTGGAAATGAAAAAATCGTTATTATTATAAAAAAGAGAGTGAAGTAATTCTTTCTCATTTAAAACACCGGCAATTCTGGTTTAATGCAGTTGTATATCCAAGACCAAGTAATTTGGTGAGGGGCAGTGCCGTTAATTATATCGTGGAACAAGAGTACTGCGTAAACAGCCAGAGGTCCAGGTTCGTTTGTTAAGTAGGAAGAGTAGCAACAAAGGAAGTATATGTTTCCATCCTTATATGCTGTTACGTTTTGAATCCCTGGAATGTGAGATAATAAGTACTTAGTATATGAAATATTGTATACGACATTTACTACTAGAATATCTGGGTTTGCTTCGATAAGTTTCCCTGGGCAAAGTTCTTCGTAATTTACACATTCTCCAAAGGCGTTAATTCCTCCTCCTAATTGTATTAGGGAATTTATGAAAACGTTACCTCCTGCAGTCCAGAAATAATAATTAGGACAAATCCAGTCAATGTAAGCTACAGTTTTATTACCAGAGGACGAGAATTCTTGTAACTTAGAGTTCATCCAGTTTACGAGCTCTTTTGAAGCGTTAGTCTCATTAAAGTATTTACCTAAGGAGCATATGCAACTTTCAATTTGATAGAAGTTAGATGCGTAGTCTGCGTTTGTCAAGTATGTTTTTAAGCCGGCCTTTTGCAAAGAGTTTATGCACTCATAAAGTAAATCTTTTTCTCCTACAATTACTGTAGGATTAAGCTCAATGAGTCCGGAAATGTTTACTGGATAAATTTGCGGAAATACAGTAACATTACTAGGTATGCAAGAGGTCTTATTCACCAATTGTAGTATTGTGTATGAATACCGATCAAGTCCTACAATGTACTTCCCTAAACCTAAGGCTATTAGATCTTGTGTATCGCTAGGGGTTAATGATACTATTCTAAGTTTTACTGAGGAGGTTCCACTAGTGGTGGGGTATGTTTCATTAGCAGTTGTTGTCTTCTTCATTACTTCGTAAACCGCAATTCCCCCAATTACTACAAGGATTACGATTGCCAAACCAACAATTTTTAGATTCATGAGATACTTGTATAGCCTATCCATATTATAAAGTTAACTAAAAATAAAACCTTGTTTAATCAACTTTCACTGGAAATTTATCTTTAATGAAGTTTAACCTAACGTATTATTTACTTAAAATTCATAGAAGATAATACTTTTATTGAAACCTATAACCCTTAAAAATTGTACGTCACAATTTCTTGTATGAGTCAACTGATAAAGCTACCAAAAGATCTTAAGGAAAAAATGGTTAAGTATAATGTTAATTGGAATTCCATCATAAGGGAATTCGTTTCCGAGAAAATAGAGGAGTTAGAAAGACAAGAGCACGCAAGGAAAGCCATGGAAATACTCAAGTCGTTAAATTTCTCTTATGAAGGAGCTAAAGAGGTGGTGAAAAATAGGAATAGTAATTGATGGGACCCTCCTTTCTGCTGTTATATTAAAACAAAGCGATTGGGAGAAACTTGCAGAATTAATTCCTAATTCTTCAACCCTAGATATTGCAGTCATGGAAACGTTAAACGCAATAACTAATGCTAGGAAGAGGAAAGTAATAGACGAGGAAGTGGCAAATAAGCTTTTTGAAGCATTAAATGAATTTGCAAACTCAATGAAGATTTACGAGAGTAAATATTATCTCGAGAAAGCCTTTAAGCTAGCTATAAAATACGGAATAAATACTTACTCCGCATTATACTTAGCCTTAGCCGAGGACTTAAATTTGAGTCTTGCAACCTTAGACGTAAAGCAAGCCAAAGTAGCAGGGAAAATGGGAATAGAAGTAATTAACATCAAATAACCATAGTACCTTCATCACGTTTTTACGAACCTTTCAACTTCCTCTAGCTTGCGCTGGAGCCTTAACCTTATGCGAATATTACATTGCTCATTATCAGATATAGTACTCTAAACCTCTTTTCAGTATAAGCCTTGAGGCACAAATTACTTTTTCCGACGCTTGAATCTTTCTTTTCAAGATATTTCTCTCCTAGTAGTTCTGTTTATTTCTCTTTATATAGATTTACTTTAACTTCAGGGCAGAGACATAGGGAATGAGTAATACCCCCTCATCTTTTTTAAGGAGATCTTCCATTTGTTTTGGTACTTATATAAATACCTTTTAATTGAAAAATATATTGCTTATTATTAATCTCATGCACGTAGTTGAGAATTTTACCGGGTTTAATTTACTTTCTTTTGATGAGGAAACTAACAGTTGAGGAGTATTTTAACTCATACTTACCAAAGCCAAACGAGAAGGAGACTTATCTCTTTTATTTAATTTCTAGGTGTAGGGAGGCTAAAGAACAGGGGCTAAAGATAGATAAAGTGCTTTACAGGTTATGGGGTGTCGAGCCCTTAAAAGCTGTCAAAATATTATCAGCAATAAGGGATAACGTTGAGTTTGAAGTTAGGGGAATAAAAATAAGGAAAGAATGGATAAAAATAATGCATGTACTTAATCCTGTCAATATTTCTAAAGTATCAAAGGAGACAGTAATAAGGTATATGCATGAGTGCGAAAGAAAGCCTGATATTTCCATGATATTATACTCTGAGCTTCCTAGGCACATAGATTTTAAGATTTTCATGATAGACGTGGACTCTAAAGACCCTAAAGTGTTAGAGCAGATGAAGGGATTAAAGCCTAGGCTTGTTATAACTACTAAAAGGGGTTTTCATATCCACTTTTGGAAGGAGGATTTAGAAGATCCTCAGTTACTTTTTAAACTTAAGGACGTGGAAGTAAAGACTAGGGATTCGATAGAATACGTTCCGATAACTCAAGGAAGTTTTACTCCAGAGGCCTTTGAAATAAATGACGTGGAAGAAATAATCAATTTGATATAACTAAAAATTGAGAAGGAAGGAAAAAGAATCAACTTAAAACAAGCTTCCTATAGAGATGGGGCGGAAAGCCTCGCCCCTTACGGTAGACCCAAAATCATCTCCATGAAAATAAATCTATAGTGTATGAGCGTTCTATTTTTTAGACCAGTTTAATACTTTATCTCCCACGATCATGGCAGATATAGTTACCATCGGAACTCCTATTCCGGGCTGTGTATATTGACCAACATAGAAAAGATTCTTTAGTTTTCTGTTTTTCATGGGAAGCCTAAACGGACCTGTCTGATCTAAAGTGTGAGCTAATCCGAAGGCAGATCCCTTATACGCGTTATAGTCCTCTTCGAAATTCACAGCTGTATATATTTTTTCGTATTTTATTTGGAAGTTGCTTCTAGTCTTTGCCTTGAAGTCATCAATTACTTTCCTGACATAGACTTGATAATTTGGAAGTGAAAGCCCGGCGGGAGTTGGTATAAGAAATACTAAGTCCTTTCCCTTCAAAGAGCTGTCGGTGGCCTTCCTATAACTTACATAATAAGACATATTTTCAGGGTCAAGTTCTTTTCCCTTGGAAATTGAATCAAAGTGTAGTTTCCAATCTCCGTTGATAAAGATTCCGTGATGTGTAGCATTAATTTCTCCTTCAACTCCAACATAAGCTAAGATCGCAGACGGAGAGAGTTTTCTTCTCTCCCAGTAGGACTCTCCTCTCATTGTGTATTCTATAGGGAGCAGGGTATCAGCGTAATGATAATCCATATTAAATATGAACACATCCCCTCTTTCCACGTATTCTCCTGACCTAACAGAAATTACCTTATCGTTGTCCACGTCTATCTTATTAACCTCGCGATTGAACTTGAATTGAACTCCGGATCTCTTACAAGCTTCAAATAGCTTCTTTACGTATCCTGCAAATCCTCCTTTAGGATAGTAAACTCCCTTTCCGTATATTGCGTAATTTACCATTGCATAAAATGCTGGAATATTAAATGGAGATCCGCCAAGAAAAACTGAGGAGAAATCTAAAGCCTTCAATAAGAAATCGTCGGAGAAATATTTCCTGTTAAACGAATCCAAGCTG comes from the Acidianus infernus genome and includes:
- a CDS encoding ABC transporter substrate-binding protein; this encodes MNLKIVGLAIVILVVIGGIAVYEVMKKTTTANETYPTTSGTSSVKLRIVSLTPSDTQDLIALGLGKYIVGLDRYSYTILQLVNKTSCIPSNVTVFPQIYPVNISGLIELNPTVIVGEKDLLYECINSLQKAGLKTYLTNADYASNFYQIESCICSLGKYFNETNASKELVNWMNSKLQEFSSSGNKTVAYIDWICPNYYFWTAGGNVFINSLIQLGGGINAFGECVNYEELCPGKLIEANPDILVVNVVYNISYTKYLLSHIPGIQNVTAYKDGNIYFLCCYSSYLTNEPGPLAVYAVLLFHDIINGTAPHQITWSWIYNCIKPELPVF
- a CDS encoding type II toxin-antitoxin system VapC family toxin, yielding MLKQSDWEKLAELIPNSSTLDIAVMETLNAITNARKRKVIDEEVANKLFEALNEFANSMKIYESKYYLEKAFKLAIKYGINTYSALYLALAEDLNLSLATLDVKQAKVAGKMGIEVINIK
- a CDS encoding FecCD family ABC transporter permease — its product is MRKNYFTLFFIIITIFSFPISFILSLIYGQIYIPFKEIISPHGFYYTILFKIRLPTVIASALIGASLSIAGAIMQLLLRNPLMDPYVSGTASGGAFGAVLAYFLLAFNLPFSWLVYISPLIAFFFSLLATLITLAIGKKTGVYGIIIGGVVVSYLFSSMLTMLLEAIEYKYPQVPPPLFWLLGEIQIVGYEFDEVLGALVFLLIILSIIESRKLDLVHISDELSFAKKVNPSRYRMLWIIFLSIIVGLIVSQVGIIGFIGIIVPHIVRRTIGGNSSTLIPFSAILGSSIMMLSNIIASGALGFVIPVTAITSVLASPIIIYILVKGRVSEGY
- a CDS encoding VapB-type antitoxin, with product MSQLIKLPKDLKEKMVKYNVNWNSIIREFVSEKIEELERQEHARKAMEILKSLNFSYEGAKEVVKNRNSN
- a CDS encoding ABC transporter ATP-binding protein, yielding MLVKGIKVKLEDKEILHGISFSTEGGINVILGPNGSGKTTLLRTLIGMIKPTEGEIQINKRISYVPSEFFPAQMRVKDVLLSGEKRRKIDDYIENAKILGVEDFLDREFYSLSSGEKRLVLICKALTEGDLVIMDEPLSNLDLANKTRIMNIMKEVSKTKEFLITSHELDVINISNKVIIIKNGEVVYQGKPSDVTEEVLSEVYGVRIKKYEIDGNIIFVVKSSF
- a CDS encoding phytoene desaturase family protein; protein product: MKVVIVGAGIGGLSTALYLSKKGEEVTVIEKLDQPGGRARSFSYEEFSFDMGPSWYLMPEVFEKFFHEVGEEPPQIMKLNPLFSLYTGKLNVLERKEEFYDDLSQFKDFESYLEDTQFMYNLAMEKFLFKEVKFSDFLDPTIIKNLKRFPIFTSLDSFNRKYFSDDFLLKALDFSSVFLGGSPFNIPAFYAMVNYAIYGKGVYYPKGGFAGYVKKLFEACKRSGVQFKFNREVNKIDVDNDKVISVRSGEYVERGDVFIFNMDYHYADTLLPIEYTMRGESYWERRKLSPSAILAYVGVEGEINATHHGIFINGDWKLHFDSISKGKELDPENMSYYVSYRKATDSSLKGKDLVFLIPTPAGLSLPNYQVYVRKVIDDFKAKTRSNFQIKYEKIYTAVNFEEDYNAYKGSAFGLAHTLDQTGPFRLPMKNRKLKNLFYVGQYTQPGIGVPMVTISAMIVGDKVLNWSKK